One Myotis daubentonii chromosome 3, mMyoDau2.1, whole genome shotgun sequence genomic window carries:
- the C3H21orf91 gene encoding protein EURL homolog isoform X2: MNEEEQFVNIDLNDDNICSVCKLGTDRETLSFCHVCFELNIEGIPKSNLLHTTSLRGHKDCFEKYHLIANQDCPRSKLSKNTYYEDVKAILSKKINWIVQYAQNKDVDSDSECSKPPQHHLFNFRHKPDKKLLPQFDSQVPKYSAKWLDGSTGGLSDCTQRILQQRENSDFGLAMLQGSGATLCHNNVLWPSSHNQTQKKEETISNPEASVQTQQPHYSREE; encoded by the exons ATGAACGAAGAGGAGCAGTTTGTAAACATCGATTTGAATGATGACAACATTTGCAGTGTTTGTAAACTGGGGACAGACCGAGAAACCCTCTCCTTCTGCCACGTTTGTTTTGAGCTGAACATTGAGG GAATACCAAAATCTAATCTCTTGCATACCACATCATTAAGGGGCCATAAAGACTGCTTTGAAAAATACCATTTGATTGCAAACCAGGATTGTCCTCGATCTAAGCTTTCAAAAAATACTTATTATGAAGACGTTAAAGCCATTTTGAGTAAGAAGATAAACTGGATTGTACAGTATGCACAAAATAAGGATGTGGATTCCGATTCGGAATGTTCTAAACCTCCCCAGCATCACCTGTTTAATTTTAGGCATAAACCGGATAAAAAGCTACTCCCACAGTTTGACTCCCAAGTACCAAAGTATTCCGCAAAATGGCTAGATGGAAGTACGGGTGGCCTCTCAGACTGTACACAAAGAATATTGCAGCAGAGGGAAAACTCAGACTTCGGGCTTGCTATGTTACAAGGGTCGGGTGCCACTTTGTGCCACAATAATGTATTGTGGCCTTCTAGTCACAACCAGACACAGAAGAAGGAAGAGACCATCTCTAATCCAGAGGCTAGTGTCCAGACCCAGCAGCCACATTACAGCAGGGAGGAAT AA
- the C3H21orf91 gene encoding protein EURL homolog isoform X3 yields MNEEEQFVNIDLNDDNICSVCKLGTDRETLSFCHVCFELNIEGIPKSNLLHTTSLRGHKDCFEKYHLIANQDCPRSKLSKNTYYEDVKAILSKKINWIVQYAQNKDVDSDSECSKPPQHHLFNFRHKPDKKLLPQFDSQVPKYSAKWLDGSTGGLSDCTQRILQQRENSDFGLAMLQGSGATLCHNNVLWPSSHNQTQKKEETISNPEASVQTQQPHYSREE; encoded by the exons ATGAACGAAGAGGAGCAGTTTGTAAACATCGATTTGAATGATGACAACATTTGCAGTGTTTGTAAACTGGGGACAGACCGAGAAACCCTCTCCTTCTGCCACGTTTGTTTTGAGCTGAACATTGAGG GAATACCAAAATCTAATCTCTTGCATACCACATCATTAAGGGGCCATAAAGACTGCTTTGAAAAATACCATTTGATTGCAAACCAGGATTGTCCTCGATCTAAGCTTTCAAAAAATACTTATTATGAAGACGTTAAAGCCATTTTGAGTAAGAAGATAAACTGGATTGTACAGTATGCACAAAATAAGGATGTGGATTCCGATTCGGAATGTTCTAAACCTCCCCAGCATCACCTGTTTAATTTTAGGCATAAACCGGATAAAAAGCTACTCCCACAGTTTGACTCCCAAGTACCAAAGTATTCCGCAAAATGGCTAGATGGAAGTACGGGTGGCCTCTCAGACTGTACACAAAGAATATTGCAGCAGAGGGAAAACTCAGACTTCGGGCTTGCTATGTTACAAGGGTCGGGTGCCACTTTGTGCCACAATAATGTATTGTGGCCTTCTAGTCACAACCAGACACAGAAGAAGGAAGAGACCATCTCTAATCCAGAGGCTAGTGTCCAGACCCAGCAGCCACATTACAGCAGGGAGGAAT GA
- the C3H21orf91 gene encoding protein EURL homolog isoform X1, whose amino-acid sequence MNEEEQFVNIDLNDDNICSVCKLGTDRETLSFCHVCFELNIEGIPKSNLLHTTSLRGHKDCFEKYHLIANQDCPRSKLSKNTYYEDVKAILSKKINWIVQYAQNKDVDSDSECSKPPQHHLFNFRHKPDKKLLPQFDSQVPKYSAKWLDGSTGGLSDCTQRILQQRENSDFGLAMLQGSGATLCHNNVLWPSSHNQTQKKEETISNPEASVQTQQPHYSREELNSMTSGEVKQLNAKLQQRIQEVFEELTRQVQEKDSLASELHVRHVAIEQLLKNYSKLPCLQVGRTGMKSHLT is encoded by the exons ATGAACGAAGAGGAGCAGTTTGTAAACATCGATTTGAATGATGACAACATTTGCAGTGTTTGTAAACTGGGGACAGACCGAGAAACCCTCTCCTTCTGCCACGTTTGTTTTGAGCTGAACATTGAGG GAATACCAAAATCTAATCTCTTGCATACCACATCATTAAGGGGCCATAAAGACTGCTTTGAAAAATACCATTTGATTGCAAACCAGGATTGTCCTCGATCTAAGCTTTCAAAAAATACTTATTATGAAGACGTTAAAGCCATTTTGAGTAAGAAGATAAACTGGATTGTACAGTATGCACAAAATAAGGATGTGGATTCCGATTCGGAATGTTCTAAACCTCCCCAGCATCACCTGTTTAATTTTAGGCATAAACCGGATAAAAAGCTACTCCCACAGTTTGACTCCCAAGTACCAAAGTATTCCGCAAAATGGCTAGATGGAAGTACGGGTGGCCTCTCAGACTGTACACAAAGAATATTGCAGCAGAGGGAAAACTCAGACTTCGGGCTTGCTATGTTACAAGGGTCGGGTGCCACTTTGTGCCACAATAATGTATTGTGGCCTTCTAGTCACAACCAGACACAGAAGAAGGAAGAGACCATCTCTAATCCAGAGGCTAGTGTCCAGACCCAGCAGCCACATTACAGCAGGGAGGAAT TGAATTCGATGACTTCTGGTGAGGTAAAGCAACTGAATGCAAAGCTCCAACAGCGAATACAGG AAGTTTTTGAAGAGTTAACACGCCAAGTGCAAGAAAAAGATTCTCTGGCTTCAGAGCTCCATGTCCGCCACGTCGCCATCGAACAGCTTCTCAAGAACTATTCCAAGTTACCATGTCTGCAAGTGGGGCGAACGGGAATGAAGTCCCACCTGACATGA